Proteins from a genomic interval of Methanofollis formosanus:
- a CDS encoding ABC transporter permease — translation MEQHPRGPQAARPGESVNAPNPLKAVTIGVATLLTAFIIVLLLLVVTHPSPAALLSSITSREIQFAVYLSIVTSIASTAICILIAVPSAYALARYDFFGKNAVNTVVDMPLALPPLVAGVGLLLFFGTTPIGKALAEAGLVFIFTPLGIVVAQVFVNFPFMLRIMRSTFESISPRYEYVAKTLGCTDIQALWRVTLPMATSGLIAGGVITWAKGIGEFGAALMLAGATRMKTETLPISLFLNMSCGELELAISAATILIVISVASLYVFERYGGSARL, via the coding sequence GTGGAACAGCACCCCCGAGGCCCTCAGGCGGCGCGACCGGGTGAATCTGTGAATGCCCCCAATCCCCTGAAGGCGGTGACGATCGGTGTCGCCACCCTCCTCACCGCCTTCATCATCGTCCTGCTGCTCCTCGTCGTCACCCATCCATCCCCCGCCGCACTCCTCTCCTCCATCACCTCGCGGGAGATCCAGTTTGCCGTCTACCTCTCGATCGTCACCTCGATAGCGTCGACCGCGATCTGCATCCTGATCGCCGTGCCCTCGGCCTACGCCCTGGCCCGATATGATTTCTTCGGCAAAAATGCGGTGAACACCGTCGTCGACATGCCGCTCGCCCTCCCGCCGCTCGTCGCGGGTGTGGGACTTCTCCTCTTCTTCGGGACCACGCCGATCGGAAAGGCGCTCGCCGAAGCGGGCCTGGTCTTCATCTTCACGCCCCTCGGGATCGTGGTGGCGCAGGTCTTCGTGAACTTCCCGTTCATGCTCAGGATCATGCGCTCGACCTTCGAGTCGATCAGTCCGCGCTACGAGTACGTAGCAAAGACCCTGGGGTGCACCGACATCCAGGCCCTCTGGCGGGTCACCCTCCCGATGGCGACGAGCGGTCTCATCGCCGGCGGGGTGATCACCTGGGCAAAGGGGATCGGCGAGTTCGGGGCCGCGCTGATGCTTGCCGGTGCGACGCGGATGAAGACCGAGACGCTGCCGATCTCGCTCTTCCTCAACATGTCCTGCGGCGAACTGGAACTGGCCATCTCGGCGGCGACGATCCTGATCGTCATCTCGGTCGCCTCGCTCTATGTCTTCGAACGCTATGGCGGGAGCGCCAGGTTGTAG
- the wtpC gene encoding tungstate ABC transporter ATP-binding protein WtpC: MLQIEHVSKDMGEFVLKDASLQVNDGEYLVIIGPTGAGKTILLETLAGIYPPDSGRMILDGRDITDAPPRERRISMVYQDYMLFPHLTVEENIGFGLKNQKVDPAEIEAKVREAARFLGIDHLLHRHPETLSGGEQQRAAIARAIVMEPALLLLDEPLSALDGRTREKLRRELRRLHDLYGITVIHVTHNFEEVFSLADRVAVIRGGEIVQVGEPHEVFRKPNCEFVANFVGVENLFKGTCVRKDGVSEVTVDGVRMISTASGDGDTVCVSIRPEEILISPRPIESSARNRYSGTVEEIADHGATVRITVDCGIPLVVLITRQGYLEMGLAEGDTVSVAFKASSVQVF; encoded by the coding sequence ATGCTGCAGATTGAACACGTATCCAAAGACATGGGGGAGTTCGTCCTCAAAGACGCCTCCCTCCAGGTAAACGACGGCGAATATCTGGTGATCATCGGACCGACCGGCGCCGGCAAGACCATCCTCCTCGAGACCCTGGCAGGGATCTATCCTCCCGACAGCGGCCGGATGATCCTCGATGGTCGGGACATCACCGATGCGCCCCCGCGGGAGCGGCGGATCAGCATGGTCTACCAGGACTACATGCTCTTCCCCCACCTCACGGTCGAGGAGAACATCGGTTTCGGGTTGAAGAACCAGAAAGTGGACCCGGCGGAGATCGAAGCAAAAGTGCGGGAAGCCGCTCGGTTCCTCGGTATCGATCACCTCCTCCATCGCCATCCAGAGACGCTTTCCGGCGGCGAGCAGCAGCGGGCGGCCATCGCCCGGGCGATCGTTATGGAACCCGCGCTCCTCCTCCTCGACGAACCGTTGAGCGCACTGGACGGCCGGACACGGGAGAAACTCAGGCGGGAACTGCGTCGTCTCCACGACCTCTACGGGATCACGGTGATCCATGTCACCCACAACTTCGAGGAGGTCTTCTCCCTCGCGGACCGCGTGGCCGTGATCCGGGGCGGCGAGATCGTGCAGGTCGGCGAACCGCACGAGGTTTTCAGAAAACCGAACTGCGAGTTCGTGGCGAATTTTGTCGGTGTGGAGAACCTCTTCAAAGGCACCTGCGTCCGGAAGGACGGGGTCTCCGAGGTCACCGTCGATGGAGTCAGAATGATCTCGACGGCCTCTGGTGACGGTGATACAGTCTGTGTCTCGATACGTCCGGAGGAGATCCTGATCTCGCCCCGGCCGATCGAGTCCAGTGCACGAAACCGGTATTCCGGGACGGTCGAAGAGATCGCTGATCATGGGGCGACGGTCAGGATCACGGTCGACTGCGGGATCCCGCTGGTGGTGCTGATCACCAGGCAAGGATATCTTGAGATGGGTCTTGCCGAAGGGGACACCGTCTCTGTGGCCTTCAAGGCCTCGTCAGTCCAGGTCTTTTGA
- a CDS encoding uridylate kinase — protein MVRKGLMRQIDEIPQIRIMPDLNVIKIGGHGTIDFGREVVFPIVEEIGALKEAGEKVLLVTGGGVRVRHIMDIGINLGMPTGVLAELAGKISEQNALMMALLLSPYGGTQVSSDDLLELPTLASLGLLPVTHGTPPYGLYEQPPEMGSIPPNRTDTGAVLIAEVMGAKNCILCKNVDGLFTDDPRLDPEAELISEITAEELLARDMEDMVLEKKAVELLLHTKHVREIRVVNGHVPGNITKAVKGEEIGTLIRA, from the coding sequence ATGGTCAGAAAGGGACTGATGCGGCAGATCGACGAGATCCCGCAGATCAGGATCATGCCCGACCTGAACGTGATCAAGATCGGCGGGCATGGCACCATCGACTTCGGGCGCGAGGTGGTCTTCCCGATCGTGGAGGAGATCGGTGCCCTCAAGGAGGCCGGGGAGAAGGTGCTCCTGGTGACCGGCGGCGGCGTCAGGGTGCGGCATATCATGGACATCGGGATCAACCTCGGGATGCCGACCGGCGTGCTCGCCGAACTCGCCGGCAAGATCAGCGAACAGAACGCCCTGATGATGGCCCTCCTCCTCTCCCCATACGGCGGGACGCAGGTGTCGTCGGACGACCTCCTCGAACTCCCCACCCTCGCGTCGCTGGGCCTCCTGCCGGTGACCCATGGCACGCCCCCGTACGGGCTCTATGAACAACCTCCGGAGATGGGATCGATCCCGCCGAACCGGACCGACACCGGTGCGGTGCTGATTGCTGAGGTGATGGGCGCGAAGAACTGTATCCTTTGCAAGAACGTCGACGGCCTCTTCACCGACGACCCGCGCCTCGACCCTGAGGCCGAACTGATCTCTGAGATCACGGCGGAAGAACTCCTTGCAAGGGACATGGAGGACATGGTCCTCGAGAAGAAGGCGGTCGAACTCCTCCTTCACACCAAGCATGTGAGAGAGATCAGGGTGGTCAACGGCCATGTGCCTGGCAACATTACAAAAGCGGTAAAAGGTGAGGAGATCGGGACCCTGATCCGGGCCTGA
- a CDS encoding uridylate kinase has product MRSGRYELESGLRGETLVRKGLMRKIDEIPQIRIMPDLNVIKFGGHGTIDYGRQVVFPIVEEIGALKEAGEKVLVVTGGGGRVRHIMDIGIDLGMPTGVLAELAGKISEQNAIMMTVLLSSHGGVRVHTADLLELPTIIALGLLPVTHGTPPYGLYEQPAEVGSIPPNRTDTGAVLIAEVMGAKNCILAKNVDGQFTEDPRVNPGAELIAEISAEDLLAMDLEDLVLERRAVELLLNTKHVKEIKVVNGHVPGNITKAVNGERVGTLIRR; this is encoded by the coding sequence ATGAGATCAGGTCGATATGAACTGGAGTCGGGGCTGCGAGGAGAGACGCTGGTACGGAAAGGACTGATGCGGAAGATCGATGAGATCCCGCAGATCAGGATCATGCCCGACCTGAACGTGATCAAGTTCGGTGGGCACGGCACCATCGATTATGGCAGGCAAGTGGTCTTCCCGATCGTGGAAGAGATCGGGGCCCTCAAGGAGGCCGGAGAAAAGGTGCTGGTGGTGACCGGCGGCGGCGGGCGGGTGCGGCATATCATGGACATCGGCATCGACCTCGGGATGCCGACGGGGGTGCTTGCCGAACTTGCCGGCAAGATCAGCGAGCAGAACGCGATCATGATGACCGTCCTCCTCTCCTCACACGGGGGAGTGCGAGTCCACACCGCCGACCTCCTCGAACTCCCGACGATCATCGCCCTCGGCCTTTTGCCGGTGACCCACGGCACGCCGCCGTACGGACTGTACGAGCAGCCCGCCGAGGTGGGATCGATCCCGCCGAACCGGACCGACACCGGTGCGGTGCTCATCGCCGAGGTGATGGGCGCGAAGAACTGTATCCTGGCGAAGAATGTCGACGGGCAGTTCACCGAAGATCCGAGGGTCAACCCTGGTGCCGAGTTGATCGCTGAGATCTCGGCAGAGGATCTCCTTGCCATGGACCTCGAAGACCTGGTGCTGGAGCGCCGGGCGGTCGAACTCCTCCTCAATACCAAGCATGTGAAGGAGATCAAGGTGGTCAACGGGCATGTGCCGGGTAATATCACGAAGGCGGTGAATGGGGAGCGGGTCGGGACGTTGATCAGGAGGTAA